A segment of the Pseudomonadota bacterium genome:
TTTTTATGGAATGGTGGCACTTTAAAAATGACGTACATGTTTTCAAGAATTGTAAGCCACCTTTTGACTGTTTTATCCGAGCATTGCAGATCCCGGGCCAGAGAATTGTAAGACACCGGACTGCCTACTCTGTTTTTTAACAACTGGATAAGAGTTTCTATCTGTACGATCTGCTGAACATTTTCAAGATCAATCAGATCCTGCCTCAAAATAATATCGAGATGTGATTTTTTCCAGCGGTTATAAAATCGTGTTGTACCATTAAGAAACGGTTCGGGAAAACCACCAATAACCAATAGCTTATCAAGCTCATCTTCAAGATTTTCCGGGTTTAAATAGTTATAAATTTCCTTTAAATCCAAAGGATGCATTCTGAATTGGAAAAATCTGCCTGCCATGGAATCGCCGACTTTCTTATATGTATCAAGTTTAGCGCTTCCTGTAACAACTATAGATGGGGGAATGCCTTCCGTATCATAAACGCCTTTAAGCCAAGACTTCCAGTTTTTAAGCTTATGAAGTTCATCAAAAATGACAAGTTCTTTTGATCGATCCCAGGATTTTTCTTGTAAACTCAAACGGTCGTCCATATTATCAAAGTTGAAATAATCAAAATCTCCTTTCAACATTTTGGACAATGTAGTCTTTCCTGTTTGCCTTGGTCCGGTCAGCAGTATAATCT
Coding sequences within it:
- a CDS encoding ATP-binding protein; translation: MERYLTKYIKEDLDKKIILLTGPRQTGKTTLSKMLKGDFDYFNFDNMDDRLSLQEKSWDRSKELVIFDELHKLKNWKSWLKGVYDTEGIPPSIVVTGSAKLDTYKKVGDSMAGRFFQFRMHPLDLKEIYNYLNPENLEDELDKLLVIGGFPEPFLNGTTRFYNRWKKSHLDIILRQDLIDLENVQQIVQIETLIQLLKNRVGSPVSYNSLARDLQCSDKTVKRWLTILENMYVIFKVPPFHKNIARAIQKMPKFYFYDTGQVVGDSGVKLENIVACALQKQIYFLEDCIGETKQLYYLMNKDGRDIDFCITTDNTPSLMLEVKWNDENLSSNFEIFKKYFPQIKMIQVVKELKREKTFPNGAEIRFAHKWLSELKLS